One genomic window of Sporosarcina ureae includes the following:
- the fni gene encoding type 2 isopentenyl-diphosphate Delta-isomerase, giving the protein MGKQLNDRKAQHIQIVLDEHVTGNAITTGLEQYEFLHNALPELSFDEINTEQHFLNKSCKTPFLVSSMTGGADFAETINRNLALAAEQRGWALALGSTRALIESKAFRPSFALRKYAPTIPIIANLGAVQLNYGFSADECRQIIEYTDADALVLHINVLQEVIQPEGNTNFSNLLCKIEKLCSELSVPVGIKEVGWGIDGQTAKKLLDIGVSFIDVAGAGGTSWSQVEKYRTTAIKQQAAAAFSEWGIRTTDSLRLVEPYMNDKLLIASGGLHTGVDAAKCIALGADFVGFGRAILEEATQSAESVFRTMEVRELELRMAMFATGSANILALRQTDRLQKINS; this is encoded by the coding sequence ATGGGCAAGCAATTGAATGACCGGAAAGCACAGCATATTCAAATCGTGTTGGATGAACATGTCACTGGAAATGCGATCACGACGGGTTTGGAGCAGTATGAATTTCTACATAATGCCTTACCTGAATTATCATTTGACGAAATCAATACAGAGCAACACTTTCTAAATAAATCATGTAAAACACCTTTTTTAGTAAGTTCGATGACTGGTGGTGCGGACTTTGCAGAAACGATTAACCGAAATCTCGCACTTGCTGCAGAACAAAGAGGCTGGGCACTGGCGTTAGGTTCGACGCGTGCTTTAATAGAAAGTAAGGCATTCCGTCCTTCATTTGCATTACGAAAATACGCTCCAACAATCCCCATTATCGCGAATTTAGGTGCAGTGCAGTTAAATTATGGATTTTCCGCTGATGAATGTCGGCAAATTATCGAGTATACCGATGCAGATGCGTTAGTTCTGCACATAAATGTTTTACAGGAAGTTATTCAGCCAGAAGGTAATACGAATTTCAGTAATTTATTATGTAAAATTGAGAAATTATGCAGTGAATTATCGGTTCCCGTCGGCATTAAAGAAGTCGGATGGGGAATAGATGGTCAAACGGCTAAAAAACTTCTAGATATCGGTGTGTCATTCATTGACGTAGCCGGGGCAGGTGGGACATCTTGGAGTCAAGTAGAGAAATACCGTACAACTGCAATCAAACAGCAAGCGGCCGCAGCGTTTAGCGAATGGGGAATTCGAACGACAGATTCACTACGACTGGTCGAACCTTATATGAATGATAAATTACTGATCGCAAGCGGTGGACTTCATACAGGTGTCGATGCTGCAAAATGTATTGCGCTAGGTGCAGATTTTGTCGGTTTTGGTCGCGCAATTTTAGAAGAAGCTACTCAATCAGCTGAGAGTGTTTTCCGGACAATGGAAGTCCGCGAACTAGAATTACGTATGGCCATGTTTGCAACAGGTTCTGCAAATATCCTGGCGTTGCGACAAACAGATCGATTACAAAAGATAAACTCGTGA
- a CDS encoding MFS transporter, translating to MNEAALKDKSINRGFLFISFGAFFIMLSLATHLPAYPHMLAEFNLTPGYAVWMQLGLAVGLTGFQPLLGWIGDSFGLKIVILIGGIFMVVGSLLVAFSFSFWVLVLGLFFKGISGAAIAPSGIAYAGKFMVGTQRAKAIGTFAAFITIGAVFGPVISGMIVDTANWQASFIFTAILGGLGIALFAFVPHVKVQARKKLDVLGLIFVIALLLGLLTIPTFINSFGIESGMWIPSLLVFITALIILIFVEKKQKAPLLDLEYVANRNFWVPTTIAVFIFLGYSGVMYLLTFFVQNVQGKAATTVGFLQMAVFLGTSVAAYLSGRIMKKLSARLIMGSGILIFASGIIMLNFVTLTTSFVYLFIAMSLVGLGVGFQTPVVKGLVVSKASTERMNVVTFTNTVIENLAQRMGASLALVAFSIFSASGNNVGAVVNTSWVIMGFIVIALLFLPLIPRTIPGIHTSEADLVDTNVVPKVLQTEEIK from the coding sequence ATGAATGAAGCGGCACTAAAAGATAAATCGATTAATAGAGGTTTTTTATTCATCAGTTTTGGAGCATTCTTTATTATGTTAAGTTTAGCAACCCATCTTCCTGCATACCCGCATATGCTTGCGGAATTTAATCTGACGCCGGGATATGCGGTTTGGATGCAACTGGGTCTGGCTGTTGGGTTGACGGGATTCCAGCCACTACTTGGATGGATTGGTGATTCGTTCGGATTGAAGATCGTCATCTTAATTGGCGGTATTTTTATGGTCGTCGGATCATTGCTTGTAGCTTTCTCGTTTTCTTTCTGGGTGCTCGTTCTCGGTTTATTCTTTAAAGGAATCTCGGGTGCGGCGATTGCACCGTCAGGAATTGCCTACGCCGGTAAATTCATGGTCGGTACGCAACGTGCGAAAGCGATCGGAACGTTTGCTGCGTTCATCACAATCGGTGCGGTATTCGGTCCGGTCATCAGCGGTATGATCGTCGATACGGCGAACTGGCAAGCAAGCTTTATCTTCACTGCTATTCTTGGTGGTTTAGGCATTGCACTCTTTGCTTTTGTTCCACACGTCAAAGTACAAGCACGTAAGAAGTTGGATGTTCTTGGTTTGATTTTCGTCATCGCTCTATTGCTCGGTTTGTTGACGATACCAACATTCATCAACAGCTTCGGAATCGAATCCGGCATGTGGATTCCATCATTGCTAGTATTCATTACGGCGTTGATCATCTTGATCTTTGTAGAGAAAAAACAAAAAGCTCCGTTGCTCGATTTGGAGTACGTGGCGAATCGGAACTTCTGGGTACCTACGACGATTGCGGTATTCATCTTCCTTGGTTACTCGGGTGTGATGTACTTATTAACATTCTTTGTACAGAACGTACAAGGAAAAGCCGCTACAACAGTAGGCTTCCTGCAGATGGCTGTATTCCTAGGAACATCGGTCGCAGCTTATTTAAGCGGAAGAATTATGAAGAAACTGTCAGCGCGATTGATTATGGGATCGGGAATTCTCATCTTTGCTTCCGGAATCATCATGTTGAATTTCGTTACACTTACAACATCGTTTGTGTATTTGTTCATTGCTATGAGTCTGGTCGGTCTCGGTGTTGGTTTCCAAACACCTGTAGTCAAAGGGCTTGTCGTGTCTAAAGCTTCAACTGAACGAATGAATGTCGTGACATTTACGAATACGGTAATTGAAAACTTGGCACAGAGAATGGGCGCATCATTAGCACTTGTTGCTTTCTCTATCTTCTCTGCAAGCGGTAATAATGTTGGGGCAGTCGTGAATACATCTTGGGTGATTATGGGCTTCATCGTCATTGCATTGTTATTCCTACCGTTGATTCCTCGAACGATTCCTGGAATTCACACGAGTGAAGCCGACTTGGTCGATACCAATGTAGTGCCGAAAGTGTTACAAACTGAAGAAATCAAATAA
- a CDS encoding acyl-CoA dehydrogenase family protein gives MDFSLTEEQEMFRGHIRKMLDKFGGTQLAREMIDNNPENLKKVYTTLAELGCSGINIPEEYDGMDLDALDLVPTFEEMGRSLVPGLFMETSALVVPILKKYGTEQQKQQYLSAIASGETWISFAALEPFNDFSPAGIQCTLVQHDGQYVLNGTKTLVPEAELADAFLVLVRTNQEDQEDGLSLVLIDKTEELNIEKQSSFDESTHVAKIEFNQLVIKEDQIIGEVDKGWTQLQEGLLYFNAALSSYIVGAMESVVNMATEYAKIREQFGQAIGRFQAIKHSIVNMKVNLEIARSLSHYANWVVDTDEFDREAAIYSARTYATEKFIEVSAHNIQIHGGIGFTEEIDCHLFVKRARYYDQYLGSTPFYQEKVVASLGW, from the coding sequence ATGGACTTTTCACTAACAGAAGAGCAAGAAATGTTCCGTGGACATATCCGTAAAATGTTGGATAAATTCGGCGGTACACAGCTAGCTCGAGAAATGATTGACAATAATCCGGAAAACTTGAAGAAAGTGTACACGACATTAGCTGAACTTGGATGCAGCGGCATCAACATTCCTGAAGAATACGATGGTATGGATCTGGATGCACTCGATCTCGTTCCGACGTTTGAAGAAATGGGACGTTCATTAGTACCTGGCTTGTTCATGGAAACTTCCGCGTTGGTAGTACCGATCCTGAAGAAATACGGAACAGAGCAACAGAAACAACAGTATCTGTCCGCCATCGCTTCGGGAGAAACTTGGATTTCATTTGCTGCACTTGAGCCGTTCAATGACTTCTCCCCAGCAGGTATCCAATGTACATTGGTGCAGCACGATGGACAGTACGTACTAAACGGCACGAAGACGCTTGTACCGGAAGCGGAACTTGCGGATGCATTCCTCGTATTGGTACGCACAAACCAAGAAGATCAAGAAGACGGACTATCGCTTGTGCTGATCGACAAAACGGAAGAATTGAACATCGAAAAACAATCTTCTTTTGACGAATCAACACATGTAGCGAAAATCGAATTCAATCAGCTTGTCATCAAAGAAGATCAAATTATAGGTGAAGTAGACAAGGGATGGACGCAACTCCAAGAAGGTCTGTTGTACTTCAATGCCGCACTGAGTTCATACATCGTCGGCGCAATGGAAAGTGTTGTCAACATGGCGACCGAATATGCGAAGATTCGGGAGCAGTTCGGCCAAGCGATCGGACGTTTCCAGGCGATTAAACATAGTATCGTCAACATGAAAGTGAATTTGGAAATTGCGCGCTCACTGAGCCATTATGCCAACTGGGTAGTGGATACGGACGAATTCGATCGAGAAGCGGCCATTTACAGCGCCCGTACATATGCGACGGAGAAATTCATCGAAGTTTCGGCACATAATATTCAAATCCACGGTGGAATCGGATTCACGGAAGAAATCGATTGCCATCTATTTGTAAAGCGCGCTCGCTATTATGATCAGTATTTAGGTTCCACCCCTTTCTATCAAGAAAAAGTAGTCGCTTCTCTAGGCTGGTAA
- a CDS encoding helix-turn-helix domain-containing protein, which produces MINYDLLLNNTNCELTHHQTIANKIDPFQVIIIHDRQPNFFDYNYLLNFPSENVRKKVDTNRIFPRVKNETFIVRQQDYEDNIELFFKIRVDARREVHAKATEFMIAKFFSTYESHLAPLLVNKPTLKWEIINKLYDKYDKLVRDHTHLNDEDSWNIFSTWYRTYLMNHTVNEMLKKHGYHTLNALDREVLNELFLEEMRISFVSNDSFLNTFTADVNVYIEKMVSEILAVFESEKNSMEQINELLGVSEQISVHQPIESTAKTNNLIVMSNAIYQFITEAISNQKFTFQSDQWPKATIDTATLAGTLQLLPHKEERTASRMLQLQKDAQSLSEIDVDVLDSLCHMYVAQVGDRVEIRFDDLLTIRGLKTKLGGTGRRGGYEKEQRIHVVKALSTIQSLWMEFETVLVYEQGKPVNKKLQGRAFTFTNEDGSLCELNEESLPERLYVTMGEVFDPFLQGTVRQVKLLPNQAIEFNPYQRKWEKKLIRYISWRWRTQARKASYLQPHKISTLLEKIGMQIDSQAPSRIRDRLEKALDLLEEEGVITFWQYNQWNEDCMSKKGWLRLWLDATIIIAPPDEIVSYYQPIERKKSIKAPTTFSLVQTKEEVCKNIGSDFKECRINRGLTLKQVAEELNISTSYISNIERGGALPSQTVYKKMKDWLN; this is translated from the coding sequence GTGATTAATTACGATTTACTGTTAAATAACACGAACTGTGAACTGACACATCATCAAACCATCGCAAATAAAATCGACCCATTTCAAGTGATTATTATACATGATCGTCAGCCCAACTTTTTTGACTATAATTACTTACTTAATTTCCCGTCTGAAAACGTGCGGAAAAAAGTGGATACCAACCGTATTTTTCCGAGGGTGAAAAACGAAACATTTATTGTCCGTCAGCAAGACTACGAAGACAATATTGAGTTGTTTTTCAAGATTCGTGTTGACGCGAGACGCGAAGTACACGCGAAAGCAACAGAGTTCATGATCGCTAAATTTTTCAGTACCTATGAAAGCCATCTTGCACCGTTGCTTGTGAATAAGCCAACACTCAAATGGGAAATTATAAATAAATTATATGATAAGTATGATAAATTAGTACGCGATCACACCCATTTAAATGACGAGGATTCTTGGAATATATTCAGCACATGGTACAGGACGTATTTAATGAATCATACTGTCAATGAAATGCTCAAAAAGCATGGCTATCATACTCTAAACGCTCTTGATCGAGAAGTGTTGAATGAATTATTTCTAGAAGAAATGAGGATAAGTTTCGTTTCCAACGATAGCTTTCTGAATACATTCACTGCTGACGTCAACGTTTACATCGAAAAAATGGTTTCCGAAATACTTGCGGTATTTGAATCTGAAAAAAATTCAATGGAGCAGATTAATGAATTGCTGGGAGTCAGCGAGCAGATTTCCGTACATCAGCCAATCGAATCAACAGCAAAAACGAATAATCTGATTGTCATGAGCAATGCCATCTATCAATTCATCACTGAAGCTATTTCCAATCAAAAATTCACTTTCCAGTCAGACCAATGGCCAAAAGCGACGATTGATACTGCCACATTGGCAGGTACTTTGCAGTTACTTCCGCATAAAGAGGAACGCACAGCAAGTCGTATGCTTCAACTACAAAAGGATGCCCAATCATTATCAGAAATCGATGTGGACGTATTAGATTCTCTATGTCATATGTATGTGGCGCAAGTAGGTGACCGCGTAGAAATTCGCTTCGATGATCTACTGACAATTCGTGGATTAAAAACAAAACTCGGAGGAACAGGTAGACGCGGCGGCTATGAAAAAGAACAACGCATCCATGTGGTGAAAGCGCTTTCGACAATACAGTCACTATGGATGGAATTCGAAACAGTCTTAGTATATGAACAAGGTAAACCCGTCAATAAGAAGCTACAAGGGCGTGCGTTCACTTTTACGAATGAAGACGGCAGTTTATGCGAATTAAATGAAGAGTCATTACCCGAACGTCTATATGTAACGATGGGGGAAGTGTTTGATCCTTTCTTGCAAGGCACTGTCAGACAAGTAAAGTTATTACCGAATCAAGCGATTGAATTCAATCCGTATCAACGGAAATGGGAGAAAAAACTTATCCGTTATATAAGCTGGCGCTGGCGTACTCAAGCACGAAAAGCAAGCTATTTGCAGCCGCATAAAATCAGTACATTGCTTGAAAAAATCGGTATGCAAATAGACTCACAAGCACCTTCACGTATTCGGGACCGACTGGAGAAAGCCCTCGACCTATTAGAGGAAGAAGGCGTGATAACATTTTGGCAATACAATCAATGGAATGAAGATTGCATGTCAAAGAAAGGCTGGTTACGTCTCTGGTTGGATGCGACGATCATCATCGCGCCGCCTGACGAGATTGTTAGCTATTATCAACCGATCGAGAGAAAAAAATCAATCAAAGCACCAACCACTTTTTCCTTAGTACAAACAAAAGAAGAAGTCTGTAAGAATATTGGTAGCGATTTTAAAGAATGTCGCATCAACCGTGGTTTGACACTAAAACAAGTAGCCGAAGAATTGAATATTTCGACGTCCTATATAAGCAATATCGAACGAGGTGGAGCGTTACCTTCACAAACGGTCTATAAAAAGATGAAAGATTGGTTAAATTAA
- a CDS encoding acyl-CoA dehydrogenase family protein, with protein sequence MDFSFTKKEEKFRTELRTWLEANLPEGWLEGKRDLPEDLDEYSRVLRAWQRKLYEGGWAAIAWPKEYGGRNASLMEEIIYHQEMVRVKAPPLINYIGIHMVGPTLIDIGTDEQKEKYLKKILTGEEIWCQGYSEPGAGSDLTGLKTRAVKDGDRWLINGQKVWTSFGHVADKCFLLTRTSTHPEKKHRGITVFMMDMHQPGVETLPIVQMDGHKDFNEVYMTDAVATDADIVGKVDSGWHVLIALMLHERTGIGAELFTLEKQFNDTVELAQQYKVNGKPLIENPLVRQKLANFYARVRGSLLNYYKNLTTTIKNGQPGAETSIDKLVVTELNQALSAFAVEIQGHQGVLFDKDAVADPKWQHLFLASFGQTIGGGTSEVQRNTIGERVLGLPKDMGR encoded by the coding sequence ATGGATTTCTCTTTCACGAAAAAAGAAGAAAAATTTAGAACCGAATTACGAACATGGCTTGAAGCCAATCTTCCCGAAGGATGGCTAGAAGGCAAGCGCGATTTGCCGGAAGACTTGGATGAATACTCCCGTGTATTACGTGCTTGGCAAAGAAAATTGTATGAAGGTGGATGGGCAGCCATCGCCTGGCCGAAAGAATATGGCGGTCGCAACGCCAGCTTGATGGAGGAAATTATCTACCATCAAGAAATGGTGCGCGTCAAAGCACCGCCACTCATCAACTATATCGGGATCCATATGGTAGGTCCTACGTTGATCGACATCGGAACGGATGAACAAAAAGAGAAATACTTGAAAAAAATCCTGACAGGTGAAGAAATATGGTGCCAAGGCTATTCTGAGCCGGGCGCAGGGTCGGATTTAACAGGCCTAAAAACACGTGCGGTAAAAGACGGCGATCGCTGGCTCATCAATGGCCAGAAAGTGTGGACAAGTTTTGGCCACGTGGCGGATAAATGCTTCTTGCTGACGAGAACGAGTACGCACCCGGAAAAGAAGCACCGAGGAATTACGGTGTTCATGATGGATATGCATCAACCGGGAGTCGAAACGCTTCCGATCGTGCAGATGGATGGACATAAAGACTTTAACGAAGTGTATATGACAGACGCTGTCGCAACAGATGCAGATATCGTCGGAAAAGTAGACTCGGGTTGGCATGTATTGATTGCTTTGATGCTCCATGAGCGTACGGGAATCGGTGCAGAACTCTTCACACTCGAAAAGCAATTCAACGATACAGTGGAACTGGCACAGCAGTATAAAGTAAATGGCAAGCCATTGATTGAAAATCCTCTAGTCAGACAAAAATTGGCGAATTTCTATGCCCGCGTGCGTGGATCGCTATTGAATTACTATAAAAACTTGACGACTACGATCAAGAATGGTCAACCGGGAGCGGAAACTTCGATCGATAAATTGGTGGTAACCGAATTGAACCAGGCACTCTCTGCATTTGCCGTAGAAATACAAGGACACCAAGGTGTGCTATTTGATAAGGATGCCGTAGCGGATCCGAAGTGGCAGCATTTATTCCTCGCCTCATTCGGACAGACAATCGGTGGCGGTACGAGTGAAGTCCAACGCAATACGATTGGCGAGCGCGTACTGGGATTGCCAAAAGACATGGGACGTTAA
- a CDS encoding electron transfer flavoprotein subunit beta/FixA family protein has translation MNIYVLLKKTFDTEESISVSGGRIDESGAEFIINPYDEYAVEEAIQQRDKHGGTVTVVTIGDEDSEKQLRTALAMGADDAVLIDTSDDLDEGDQFTTAKILEKFFEDKEVDLILAGNVAIDEASGQVGPRLAERLNMPFITTIVKLDIEGEVAKIEKDVEGDLEKIEVSLPVLVTCQQGLNEPRYTSLPGIMKAKKKPLEQLELDDLDLDEDDVEAKTATISIFLPPKKQAGRILAGETGEQVKELVSLLSNEAKVI, from the coding sequence ATGAATATTTATGTCTTACTGAAAAAAACATTCGACACGGAGGAATCGATTTCCGTGTCAGGCGGTCGTATTGACGAAAGTGGTGCGGAGTTCATTATTAATCCGTACGACGAATATGCGGTCGAAGAAGCGATTCAGCAACGCGACAAGCACGGCGGAACGGTAACGGTTGTGACGATTGGTGATGAAGACTCAGAGAAGCAATTGCGTACGGCACTTGCGATGGGTGCGGATGACGCGGTACTCATCGATACGAGTGACGATCTGGATGAAGGTGATCAATTCACAACGGCGAAAATCTTGGAAAAATTCTTTGAAGATAAAGAAGTGGATTTGATCCTCGCAGGCAATGTGGCAATCGATGAGGCAAGCGGACAAGTAGGCCCTCGTCTAGCAGAGCGTCTAAATATGCCGTTCATTACGACGATCGTCAAGCTAGATATTGAAGGCGAAGTGGCGAAAATTGAAAAAGACGTAGAAGGAGATCTTGAGAAAATAGAAGTATCTTTGCCTGTGCTCGTAACGTGCCAGCAAGGACTGAATGAGCCGAGATATACGTCACTTCCAGGTATCATGAAGGCGAAGAAAAAGCCGCTTGAACAACTTGAACTCGATGATTTGGATCTCGATGAAGACGACGTGGAAGCGAAGACGGCAACGATTTCTATTTTCTTACCCCCTAAAAAGCAAGCTGGACGTATTTTAGCAGGCGAAACAGGAGAGCAAGTGAAAGAACTGGTCAGCTTATTGTCCAATGAAGCGAAAGTAATCTAA
- a CDS encoding electron transfer flavoprotein subunit alpha/FixB family protein has translation MSEKILVIGELQQGVLRKVSYETIAAAKQVNADAVILALVLGDGDLQQPAEEMIHYGANRVITVSHANLSNYTSEGYGQVIMEVMQEENPSGIIMGHTSVGKDVTPKIASRLELGLISDAVAIEKEDDQVIFTRPIYSGKAFEKKVMKDDGLLFATIRPNNISALEHDASRTGEIIAKEVDVKDLRTIVQEVIRKKTEGVDLSEAKIVIAGGRGVKSAEGFNALYELANLLGGAVGASRGACDANYCDYSLQIGQTGKVVTPDLYIAVGISGAIQHMAGMSNSKVIVAINSDEEANIFKMADYGIVGDLFEVLPLFIEELKLQGALVS, from the coding sequence ATGAGTGAAAAGATACTAGTAATCGGGGAATTGCAGCAAGGGGTTCTTCGTAAAGTAAGTTATGAAACAATCGCAGCGGCAAAACAAGTAAATGCCGACGCAGTAATTCTGGCATTGGTACTAGGTGATGGAGACTTGCAGCAACCGGCTGAAGAAATGATCCACTATGGTGCAAACCGTGTTATTACCGTCTCACATGCCAACTTGAGCAACTATACATCAGAAGGCTATGGACAAGTCATCATGGAAGTGATGCAGGAGGAAAATCCATCTGGCATTATCATGGGCCACACGTCAGTCGGTAAAGATGTAACACCAAAAATCGCAAGCCGTCTAGAACTTGGACTGATCTCGGATGCGGTGGCAATTGAAAAAGAAGATGATCAAGTCATTTTCACTAGACCTATCTACTCCGGTAAAGCGTTTGAAAAGAAAGTGATGAAAGACGATGGATTGCTATTTGCGACGATCCGTCCAAATAATATTTCTGCGTTGGAGCACGACGCGAGCCGTACAGGCGAAATCATAGCAAAAGAAGTGGATGTCAAAGACTTGCGTACGATCGTTCAAGAAGTGATCCGCAAGAAAACAGAAGGCGTAGATTTATCGGAAGCGAAAATCGTTATTGCCGGCGGACGCGGCGTCAAGAGCGCCGAAGGGTTTAATGCATTGTATGAGCTAGCGAACTTGCTAGGCGGCGCTGTAGGGGCTTCTCGAGGCGCCTGTGACGCGAATTACTGCGATTACTCGCTACAAATCGGTCAAACCGGAAAAGTGGTTACGCCCGATCTCTATATCGCAGTAGGTATTTCCGGAGCGATTCAGCATATGGCAGGCATGTCGAACTCCAAAGTGATTGTCGCGATCAACAGTGACGAAGAAGCAAATATTTTCAAGATGGCAGATTACGGCATCGTCGGTGACCTGTTCGAAGTTCTTCCGTTATTCATTGAAGAACTCAAATTGCAAGGCGCGTTAGTATCCTAA
- a CDS encoding aldehyde dehydrogenase family protein: protein MTNVSEKSKLTTYGNIMNGKSVQAQDGAVSNSIDPSTAEVWATIPSSKKEDAELIIQAARAAFDDWANLPARTRGDYMRKIGDMIPEYAAELLELETRNNGWVLDEYGYLAEVLKQVWYDAAGAASLVGAQGRTVQMGTGDFGFTSRKPYGVVVGILPWNAPLFTFTIKAAYALAAGNTVIIKPSESAAVGSLRYGELISQILPPGVLNVISGAGREIGDYLVSHKEVNKVSLTGSKATAERITKATAHSPKSLIFELGGKSPNIVFEDADIDQAVHGLINGIFTPNSGQICVAGSRMLIQRSIYDEVIGRLKELMTNDEFVKHGDTLDTNNTMGPIANEAQYQSVCGFIDEASKEEYEVVFGGKYGGDAVLPGRPEFANGYWVQPTLVKVADNSSKLAREEIFGPVAVAIPFDTEEEAIQIANDTNFGLAAGVWTQNLSVAHRMIDKLQAGNVWVNTYARVGADLPFSGIKESGYGTDSVLDYTLEKACVINIR from the coding sequence ATGACGAACGTATCCGAGAAATCCAAATTGACGACTTACGGCAATATTATGAACGGCAAGTCGGTACAAGCACAAGACGGGGCTGTATCAAACAGTATCGATCCATCTACAGCGGAAGTATGGGCAACTATTCCTTCCAGTAAAAAAGAAGACGCAGAACTGATCATCCAGGCAGCACGTGCAGCATTCGATGACTGGGCGAATCTGCCTGCCCGTACACGCGGCGACTATATGCGTAAGATCGGGGACATGATTCCCGAGTATGCTGCGGAGTTGCTTGAGCTTGAAACGCGTAATAACGGCTGGGTACTAGATGAGTATGGTTATTTGGCAGAAGTACTAAAGCAGGTCTGGTACGACGCAGCGGGAGCGGCATCTCTCGTAGGTGCACAAGGTCGTACGGTACAGATGGGCACAGGAGATTTTGGTTTCACTTCACGTAAGCCATACGGAGTAGTAGTCGGAATCTTGCCTTGGAACGCTCCTTTATTCACCTTTACGATTAAGGCTGCCTATGCGCTAGCGGCAGGGAATACTGTCATCATTAAACCATCTGAGAGTGCAGCGGTCGGATCATTGCGATATGGCGAATTGATTTCACAAATTTTACCACCTGGCGTATTGAATGTCATTTCGGGTGCGGGTCGTGAAATCGGGGATTACCTCGTCTCTCACAAAGAAGTGAATAAAGTGAGTTTGACAGGATCCAAAGCAACAGCGGAGCGTATTACAAAAGCGACTGCGCATTCACCAAAGTCATTGATCTTTGAACTTGGCGGAAAATCTCCGAATATCGTCTTTGAAGATGCGGACATCGATCAAGCGGTACACGGATTGATCAACGGCATTTTCACACCGAACTCCGGTCAGATTTGTGTGGCAGGTTCACGCATGCTGATCCAGCGCTCCATTTACGACGAAGTGATTGGACGTTTAAAAGAGTTGATGACGAATGATGAATTCGTCAAACACGGTGATACGCTGGATACGAACAACACTATGGGGCCTATCGCAAACGAAGCGCAATATCAGTCGGTATGCGGGTTTATCGATGAGGCATCAAAAGAGGAGTACGAAGTGGTATTCGGAGGAAAATATGGCGGAGACGCGGTTCTACCGGGGCGACCAGAATTTGCGAACGGATATTGGGTGCAACCTACGCTCGTTAAAGTAGCTGATAACAGTTCAAAACTGGCTCGTGAAGAAATTTTCGGTCCTGTGGCGGTCGCTATTCCATTCGATACCGAAGAAGAAGCCATTCAAATTGCGAATGATACCAACTTCGGTCTGGCAGCAGGCGTATGGACGCAAAATCTCAGTGTTGCACACCGTATGATTGATAAGCTTCAAGCAGGTAATGTCTGGGTCAATACGTACGCTAGAGTAGGTGCAGATCTTCCGTTTAGCGGCATCAAAGAGAGCGGTTACGGTACGGATTCGGTTCTGGATTATACATTGGAAAAAGCTTGTGTCATCAATATCCGGTAA
- a CDS encoding rRNA methyltransferase translates to MWKLVGGRMIQTTDETRIKFRTNISQEILEQLKGLSEELDTYSNYLLENGLRNVLAAGVIEYDKNLRPIDRIQYKTTYDQELLESVKKFAKDHKLFINDVIEYSVGHIDFDDIKTKDYKHRVES, encoded by the coding sequence ATGTGGAAATTAGTGGGTGGAAGAATGATTCAAACTACAGATGAAACACGGATTAAATTCCGTACGAATATCAGTCAGGAAATTTTAGAGCAATTAAAAGGATTATCTGAAGAACTTGATACATATAGCAATTATTTATTAGAAAATGGTTTACGGAACGTATTAGCTGCAGGAGTTATTGAGTACGATAAGAATTTACGACCAATAGATCGAATCCAATATAAAACCACATATGATCAAGAGTTATTAGAATCGGTTAAAAAGTTCGCAAAAGATCACAAGCTATTTATTAATGATGTCATTGAGTACAGTGTAGGACATATCGATTTTGATGACATTAAGACAAAAGATTATAAGCATCGCGTAGAAAGCTAG